One part of the Desulfonema ishimotonii genome encodes these proteins:
- a CDS encoding type I polyketide synthase: MEYSETYESLESVAVIGMSGRFPGASTIDKFWENLKQGVPSVTFFSDEDLKASGVDPELLKNPAYVRARGVLDDIGGFDALFFGISPGEARIMDVQHRIFLECAWEALENAGYAPGEIGVPVGLFAGSGMNTYFLNNLWPARGRLGSAGDYQLMIGNDKDALATMTAYKLNLKGPCVSVQTACSSSLVAVHLACQSLLNGESDMALAGGVSVDVPHRVGYLYEEGMILSPDGYCRAFDADAGGTVPGSGAGIVVLKRLEDAVADRDTVYAVIRGSAINNDGSLKVGYTAPSVEGQRDLIIGAQAIADVEPDTITCIEAHGTGTTLGDPIEISALTQAFRAGTPKKQFCAIGSVKTNIGHLDTASGVTGLIKTVLALRHKMIPPSLNFEKPNPEADFENSPFYVNTRLAEWHPPGNLPRRAGVSSFGIGGTNAHVILEEAPAGEDIPESRPVAPCHLLVLSAKTPAALDRATENLAACFEARPDTNLADAAHTLQAGRRAFHHRRIAVCRDTADAAALLRAPDAGRVFTGSPGAGDRSVVFMFSGQGAQYADMGRELYRTEPVFREAVDQCAEILKPLMNTDLRTLLYPMEGEAAGAADRLRQTGVAQPALFVIEYALATLWMAWGIHPRAMIGHSIGEYVAACLAGVFSLEDGLALVAARGRMMGSLPAGAMIAVPLPETGVRDFLSPDLSIAAVNAPGLCVVSGPTGAVDALEDRLRPESVACRRLHTSHAFHSEMMDPILEPFARQVRAVELKPPRIPYISNVTGTWITASEATDPDYWAGHLRQTVYFEKGMGTLMEGGGQIFLEIGPGRTLSTFAGLHPARSPEHMVLNSLRHPGETGSDTAFLLTTLGRLWLAGVGADLSGGRSPGRRIALPTYPFDRKRCWTDPPPLAGLSPDGGKAGRLPDIADWFYIPSWKRTPVPPAAGDADSGHWLLFADDGGLGEGLTRSLEAEGRDVVMVKAGAGFMRLSDHRYIISPRRHNDYNTLMNELSRLNRMPKTIVHLWNVTPPSPEDLSEERCAAAQYKGFYSLIFLAQALGNQNIPHPVRMSVITAGVGEVTGQEVLAPERATVLGPVKIIPQEYPGIRCCGIDIEQTDPGTGAGERLIARLLAELKTDLPDPVVALRGAHRWIQTFEPVRLAHPAGNEQSRLREKGVYLITGGLGGMGLALAEYLAQAVKARLILTGRSAFPEPTEWESWLSAHGPEEDTSRKILKLRELEALGAEVMAVCADVADPERMKAVIGQAEKRFGPVNGVVHTAGLADYAGVIRRRSREETEPILAPKVRGTLVLDHVLKDARPDFFVLCSSLGNLLYREKFGQVAYNAANEFLDAFAAYRTLRDGTFTLSVNWDDWREVGMSVVAVRQWAEKTKASAPGGKSAPADLLKDGLLPAEGAEVFARMLAADHSRVAVSTQDLNFLMARELSAANPFGESPDEDDVDGMACDRPELDTAYVAPETETEKALARIWKKLLGIGRIGVHDNFFDLGGHSLNAVQMITLISEQMGVEMAVGEIYSHPGIGDLAEQIDAKMAPRSEDARQYTPLVPIQPEGDRPPLFFIHPADGNVSCYAELARHLGPDQPLYGLQAFGLDPATAPLNRIGDMVREYLAAIRTVRPRGPFLLGGYCQGGTIAYEMARTLEGQGETVPVLFIVDTLAPPLFSKVLENPVQDFMSFAQNLGGPFNVDLLPAYCQIREVDPGLGIEGVYHDVLTLDDNERLQVLSECVRSAGLEIPGMSTGQLNRLFQVFTGLCSAVRTYTIAPCESPVVVFRAADEPDQPDDPTMGWRGFAPDLTAYDIPGDHFTMLTPPHVRLLAGKITAHLERAGEDV, encoded by the coding sequence ATGGAATATTCGGAAACATACGAATCTTTGGAGTCTGTGGCGGTCATCGGCATGAGCGGACGTTTTCCGGGGGCCTCAACCATTGACAAATTCTGGGAGAACCTGAAACAGGGCGTCCCGTCCGTCACCTTTTTTTCCGATGAGGATCTGAAGGCGTCGGGCGTCGATCCCGAACTCCTGAAGAATCCCGCCTATGTGAGGGCAAGGGGGGTGCTGGACGATATCGGGGGATTTGACGCCCTCTTTTTCGGGATCAGCCCCGGAGAGGCCCGGATCATGGATGTCCAGCACCGCATCTTTCTGGAGTGCGCGTGGGAGGCCCTGGAAAACGCCGGTTATGCTCCCGGAGAGATCGGCGTACCGGTCGGCCTCTTTGCCGGTTCGGGCATGAACACCTATTTTCTCAACAATCTCTGGCCTGCCCGGGGCCGCCTGGGATCAGCCGGAGATTACCAGCTGATGATCGGCAACGACAAGGACGCCCTGGCCACCATGACGGCCTACAAGCTCAATCTGAAAGGCCCGTGCGTCTCCGTCCAGACCGCCTGTTCCTCCTCCCTGGTGGCCGTCCATCTGGCCTGCCAGAGCCTGCTCAACGGCGAGAGCGACATGGCGCTGGCCGGTGGCGTGTCCGTGGATGTCCCCCACAGGGTCGGCTATCTCTATGAGGAGGGCATGATCCTCTCGCCGGACGGCTATTGCAGGGCCTTTGATGCCGATGCCGGAGGGACCGTGCCGGGCAGCGGCGCGGGGATCGTGGTGCTGAAACGGCTGGAAGATGCCGTGGCGGACCGGGATACCGTTTATGCGGTTATCCGGGGATCGGCCATCAACAACGACGGTTCCCTCAAGGTCGGCTATACAGCGCCCAGCGTGGAGGGGCAGCGGGATCTCATCATCGGGGCGCAGGCCATCGCCGATGTCGAACCGGACACGATTACCTGCATTGAGGCCCACGGGACCGGAACGACCCTGGGGGATCCCATTGAAATCAGCGCACTGACCCAGGCCTTCCGGGCCGGTACGCCGAAAAAGCAGTTCTGCGCCATCGGCTCGGTCAAGACCAATATCGGGCACCTGGACACGGCATCCGGCGTCACCGGCCTGATCAAGACGGTGCTGGCCCTCAGACACAAAATGATTCCGCCCAGCCTCAACTTTGAGAAGCCCAATCCCGAAGCGGACTTTGAAAACAGCCCCTTTTACGTCAATACCCGGCTTGCCGAATGGCATCCCCCCGGAAATCTTCCCAGAAGGGCCGGGGTCAGCTCCTTCGGCATCGGCGGGACCAATGCCCATGTGATTCTGGAAGAGGCACCTGCCGGGGAGGATATCCCCGAATCCCGGCCCGTCGCGCCCTGTCACCTCCTTGTCCTGTCCGCCAAAACCCCGGCAGCGCTTGACCGGGCTACGGAAAATCTGGCGGCCTGTTTCGAAGCCCGCCCCGATACGAATCTGGCGGATGCGGCCCATACCCTTCAGGCGGGGCGCCGGGCCTTCCATCACCGGCGGATTGCGGTCTGCCGCGACACTGCGGATGCGGCGGCGCTCCTCCGTGCCCCGGATGCGGGGCGCGTCTTCACCGGAAGCCCGGGCGCCGGGGACCGCTCCGTGGTCTTCATGTTTTCAGGGCAGGGAGCCCAGTATGCGGACATGGGGCGGGAGCTTTACCGGACGGAACCCGTGTTCCGGGAGGCCGTGGACCAATGCGCGGAAATTCTGAAGCCCCTCATGAACACCGATCTGCGAACGCTGCTCTACCCGATGGAAGGGGAGGCCGCCGGGGCTGCGGACCGGCTCCGGCAGACCGGGGTGGCCCAGCCGGCCCTCTTTGTTATCGAATATGCCCTGGCAACGTTGTGGATGGCCTGGGGAATTCACCCCCGGGCCATGATCGGCCACAGCATCGGCGAGTATGTGGCCGCCTGCCTGGCCGGGGTTTTCTCCCTTGAAGACGGGCTGGCCCTGGTGGCGGCCAGGGGGCGGATGATGGGGAGCCTGCCGGCCGGGGCCATGATCGCCGTTCCGCTTCCCGAAACCGGGGTACGGGATTTTCTGTCCCCGGATTTGTCCATCGCGGCGGTCAACGCTCCCGGACTCTGTGTGGTCTCCGGCCCGACCGGGGCGGTTGACGCCCTTGAAGACCGGCTCCGCCCGGAATCCGTTGCGTGCAGGCGGCTGCACACCTCCCATGCGTTTCACTCGGAGATGATGGACCCCATCCTGGAACCCTTTGCCCGGCAGGTCCGGGCGGTCGAACTGAAACCGCCCCGGATTCCGTACATCTCCAATGTGACCGGCACATGGATTACGGCGTCGGAGGCGACAGACCCGGATTACTGGGCCGGTCATCTGCGGCAGACCGTATATTTTGAGAAGGGCATGGGCACGCTGATGGAAGGGGGCGGGCAGATTTTTCTGGAGATCGGCCCCGGACGGACCCTGAGCACCTTCGCGGGCCTTCATCCGGCCAGATCCCCGGAACACATGGTGCTGAACTCCCTTCGCCATCCGGGGGAGACCGGGTCGGACACGGCGTTTCTGCTGACCACCCTGGGCAGGCTCTGGCTTGCCGGGGTCGGGGCGGACTTGTCCGGGGGACGTTCGCCCGGACGCCGGATCGCCCTGCCCACCTATCCCTTTGACCGGAAGCGCTGCTGGACGGACCCGCCGCCTCTGGCCGGGCTTTCTCCGGACGGGGGGAAGGCCGGGCGGCTGCCCGATATTGCGGACTGGTTTTATATCCCCTCGTGGAAGCGGACCCCGGTTCCACCCGCCGCCGGGGATGCGGATTCAGGCCACTGGCTGCTCTTTGCCGACGACGGCGGCCTGGGGGAAGGGCTGACCCGGAGCCTGGAAGCAGAGGGCCGGGACGTCGTCATGGTAAAGGCCGGGGCCGGGTTTATGCGGCTGAGCGATCACCGCTACATCATCAGCCCCCGGCGTCATAACGACTACAACACCCTGATGAATGAGCTGTCGCGGCTGAACCGGATGCCAAAGACCATTGTTCACCTGTGGAACGTCACGCCGCCTTCGCCGGAAGACCTCTCGGAAGAACGGTGTGCGGCTGCCCAGTACAAAGGGTTTTACAGCCTGATCTTTCTGGCTCAGGCCCTTGGAAACCAGAACATCCCGCATCCGGTCCGAATGAGCGTCATCACCGCCGGGGTGGGGGAGGTGACCGGGCAGGAGGTGCTTGCCCCTGAAAGGGCGACCGTCCTGGGGCCTGTCAAGATTATTCCCCAGGAATACCCCGGCATCCGCTGCTGCGGTATCGACATAGAACAGACCGATCCCGGAACCGGGGCCGGGGAACGGCTTATCGCCCGGCTTCTGGCCGAGCTGAAAACGGACCTCCCCGATCCGGTGGTGGCCCTCCGGGGCGCTCACCGCTGGATTCAGACCTTTGAACCGGTCCGGCTGGCCCATCCTGCCGGGAATGAACAGTCCCGGCTGCGGGAAAAAGGGGTCTATCTGATCACGGGCGGGCTTGGCGGAATGGGGCTTGCGCTGGCCGAATATCTGGCGCAGGCTGTAAAGGCCCGGCTGATCCTGACGGGCCGTTCGGCCTTCCCGGAGCCGACCGAATGGGAGTCGTGGCTGTCGGCCCACGGGCCGGAAGAGGATACAAGCCGAAAAATCCTGAAACTCCGGGAGCTGGAAGCCCTGGGGGCTGAGGTCATGGCCGTGTGCGCAGATGTGGCCGACCCGGAGCGGATGAAGGCGGTGATCGGGCAGGCCGAAAAACGGTTCGGGCCGGTCAACGGCGTGGTGCATACCGCAGGGCTGGCCGATTATGCCGGGGTGATCCGGCGCCGCTCAAGAGAGGAGACGGAGCCGATCCTGGCCCCCAAGGTCCGGGGGACACTGGTTTTGGACCACGTTCTGAAAGACGCCCGCCCGGATTTCTTTGTCCTCTGCTCGTCCCTCGGCAATCTGCTTTACAGGGAGAAGTTCGGGCAGGTGGCCTATAACGCGGCCAATGAATTCCTGGACGCCTTTGCCGCATACAGGACTCTGAGGGACGGCACGTTCACCCTGTCGGTCAACTGGGACGACTGGCGGGAGGTGGGCATGTCCGTGGTGGCGGTCCGGCAGTGGGCCGAAAAGACAAAAGCGTCCGCGCCCGGCGGAAAATCCGCCCCGGCGGATCTCCTGAAAGACGGCCTGCTCCCGGCAGAAGGGGCCGAGGTCTTTGCGCGGATGCTGGCGGCAGACCACTCCCGGGTGGCGGTTTCCACTCAGGATCTCAATTTTCTGATGGCGCGGGAACTCTCCGCCGCAAACCCCTTCGGGGAATCTCCCGACGAGGACGATGTGGACGGGATGGCCTGTGACCGGCCTGAACTGGACACAGCGTATGTGGCCCCCGAAACCGAAACGGAAAAGGCGCTGGCCCGGATCTGGAAGAAATTACTGGGCATCGGGCGGATCGGGGTTCACGACAACTTTTTCGATCTGGGCGGGCACAGCCTGAATGCGGTCCAGATGATCACGCTGATCAGCGAGCAGATGGGCGTTGAGATGGCGGTCGGCGAGATTTACAGCCATCCGGGCATCGGGGATCTGGCGGAGCAGATCGACGCAAAGATGGCACCCCGGTCCGAAGATGCCCGGCAGTATACGCCCCTTGTCCCCATACAGCCGGAGGGCGACCGGCCCCCGCTCTTTTTCATCCATCCCGCAGACGGCAATGTCTCCTGCTATGCCGAACTGGCGCGGCATCTCGGCCCGGACCAGCCCCTTTACGGCCTTCAGGCCTTCGGGCTGGACCCGGCCACCGCGCCCCTGAACCGGATCGGGGATATGGTGAGGGAATACCTGGCCGCCATCCGCACGGTCCGTCCCCGGGGGCCTTTTCTGCTGGGCGGGTACTGCCAGGGCGGGACCATCGCCTATGAGATGGCCCGGACCTTGGAGGGGCAGGGAGAGACGGTGCCGGTTCTTTTTATCGTGGACACCCTGGCGCCGCCCCTTTTCAGTAAGGTGCTGGAGAATCCGGTCCAGGATTTCATGTCATTTGCCCAGAACCTGGGCGGGCCATTCAACGTGGACCTGCTCCCGGCCTATTGCCAGATCAGGGAAGTTGATCCGGGGCTGGGAATCGAAGGCGTCTACCATGACGTCCTGACCCTTGACGATAATGAGCGGCTTCAGGTCCTTTCGGAATGTGTTCGCAGCGCCGGGCTTGAGATTCCGGGCATGAGTACCGGACAGCTCAACCGCCTTTTTCAGGTTTTCACGGGGCTTTGCAGCGCGGTCCGGACGTATACGATTGCGCCGTGCGAATCACCCGTGGTGGTGTTCAGGGCTGCCGACGAGCCGGATCAGCCCGACGACCCGACGATGGGCTGGCGCGGTTTCGCGCCTGATCTGACGGCGTATGATATTCCGGGCGATCACTTTACCATGCTGACCCCGCCCCATGTCCGGCTCCTGGCCGGGAAGATCACGGCACACCTGGAACGGGCCGGGGAGGATGTGTAA
- a CDS encoding non-ribosomal peptide synthetase codes for MSNSGLEKISADNLVALLQNRAASEPEKLAYVFLKDGESGESRLTHLGLEQKARSIGARLQTIVPPGGRALLLYPPGPEYIAAFFGCLYAGVMAVPVYPPHPARLERTMPRLKAIIQNAEPAVSLTLSSIRPLSEPLFAQYPDLPEMHWLATDDIGPEAAAQWQAPSVDRDTIAFLQYTSGSTGTPKGVMVSHGNLLSNSVMIRRCFGISEADRGVIWLPPYHDMGLIGGILQPLHAGFPMTIMSPVAFLQNPFRWLEAVSRFRATVSGGPNFAFDLCARKVTDEQRKQLDLSAWRVAFNGAEPIRPETMERFSAAFSDCGFRPEAFYPCYGLAEATLIVSGGSPEAPPVLKTVCSDGLAEGRAVPPAGEDRKVRTLVGSGNTAPNLKMVIVNPDTRMPCPDGEIGEIWVGGENVTRGYWHRPDETRKTFAACLADTGAGPFLRTGDLGFSDRGELFVTGRVKDLIIIRGRNHYPQDIELTAEQSYALLRPGCSAAFSVEAGGEERLVVVAEVERRHMSYARKKDDRRKHTELPEHTPDYPRPLDTEQAIGLVRKAISERHELQAHAVLLLKVGAIPKTSSGKIRRHACREMFLNGTLNAIGESVLAEESGVPAHEPEAPDREHLASASPEEQNRLLAPWLLNLVAAMLKISPDRISPDQPLSSFGLDSITAIELQHRAETAIGVVWPMTRFLEGPSVAQLVAEAVTELAEGEQKPAFPVSVSGPDDDGLSYNQKSLWFMHRLAPDSPAYNVCYAVRILSGADIPALRRAFQTLVARHPSLRTTYALRDGEPVRRVSDPADESAFGFQVTDAADWDRSALEDCLSEEARQPFDLENGPVMRVRLFMCPDAEQIMLLNVHHIATDLWSLSVLMDELGTLYPAERKGEALLLPPPPASYADYVRWQAHTLAGPRGEQLREYWLHRLGGELPVLNLPTDHPRPLVQTYAGAVHSLRLGKPLTRKIKELARKSGATVYMTLLAVFQVLLYRYTGQEDILVGSPAVGRTRPEFEGVQGYFVNPLPMRADLSGHPPFTEFLGRVRRTVLEALAHQDYPFQLLVEQLRPERDPGRSPLFQVMFVLQGVYRLEASAPFAVEGVRARMDLGELSLESVDLNHKISQFDLTMTMAESDGELILAAEYNTDLFETDTIVRMAGHFRRLLEGITEDPEQKIGELPLLPDAERHRLLTEWSHTEAAPLADRTVTEMFEAQAKERPDHVALVFGDTEISYRELNERANRIAHFLKDKYRVRPDDRFGLLLGRSEWVIAGILGILKAGGAYVPMEPSYPESRLRHMIDDSGCRAVLSEEAAWPEFDPKPPVEDIRAIRHGDASDPEPVAGPGDMAYVIYTSGSTGYPKGVAVEHRNLSDYVRTFIREFRVGPGDRVLQQNTITFDASVEEIFPGLCTGGQIVISPNAKSPDLLFSDILRHRITVLSLSPLVVGYLNSRADELGADLRVLISGGDVLQPDFTDRLVGKGVALYNTYGPTEATVCSTYYRVEEHREVIPIGRPIANRRIYILDANLSPVPVGVPGEMFISGAGTTRGYLNRAELTKAMFMPHPFEPGERLYRTGDLGRWLPDGNIEFLGRNDDQVKVRGYRIEPGEIRKALLGSEAVGDAVVVAKKFRGDQKELVAYVTGSALLNTETLRDHLKTALPDYMIPACFVQLDALPLTSGGKVDRKSLPEPQGFRPRMAAAYVSPRTDAEQRIAEVWQEVLRLDRVGLHDNFFDLGGHSLLVIKVQSRLEEIFGRDIQTVELFRHPTVSALAGYLTGGDAETDTALQAVRERAGKQRKAMKRRTQLRRRK; via the coding sequence ATGTCCAATTCCGGTTTAGAAAAAATTTCAGCCGACAATCTTGTGGCGCTTCTTCAGAACAGAGCCGCCAGCGAGCCTGAGAAGCTTGCGTATGTTTTTTTGAAAGACGGGGAATCCGGGGAGAGCAGACTGACGCATCTCGGACTGGAACAGAAGGCCCGGTCCATCGGGGCCCGTCTGCAGACGATCGTGCCCCCCGGCGGACGGGCCCTGCTGCTCTATCCTCCGGGCCCTGAGTATATTGCCGCCTTTTTCGGATGTCTGTATGCGGGGGTGATGGCCGTTCCGGTCTATCCCCCGCATCCCGCCCGGCTGGAGCGGACTATGCCCCGCCTTAAGGCGATTATCCAAAACGCTGAACCTGCCGTCTCTCTGACCCTGTCATCAATCCGCCCCCTCTCCGAACCCCTTTTTGCCCAATACCCGGACCTGCCGGAGATGCACTGGCTCGCCACCGATGACATCGGGCCGGAGGCGGCTGCGCAATGGCAGGCGCCGTCGGTGGACCGGGATACTATCGCCTTTCTCCAATATACCTCCGGCTCAACCGGAACCCCAAAGGGCGTGATGGTGAGTCACGGAAACCTCCTGTCCAATTCGGTTATGATTCGCCGGTGTTTCGGGATTTCCGAAGCGGACCGGGGCGTGATCTGGTTGCCCCCCTACCATGACATGGGGCTGATCGGGGGGATTCTCCAGCCCCTCCACGCAGGCTTTCCGATGACCATCATGTCGCCGGTGGCGTTTCTTCAGAATCCCTTTCGCTGGCTGGAGGCGGTTTCCCGTTTCCGGGCCACGGTCAGCGGCGGTCCCAATTTCGCCTTTGACCTCTGTGCGAGAAAGGTGACGGACGAACAGCGGAAGCAACTTGATCTGAGCGCCTGGCGGGTCGCCTTTAACGGGGCCGAACCCATCCGCCCGGAAACCATGGAACGCTTTTCCGCAGCCTTTTCCGATTGCGGTTTTCGGCCCGAAGCCTTTTATCCCTGCTACGGCCTGGCCGAGGCCACGCTGATCGTATCGGGCGGTTCCCCCGAAGCCCCGCCTGTGCTGAAAACGGTTTGCAGCGACGGGCTGGCAGAGGGGCGGGCTGTTCCGCCGGCAGGAGAGGATCGGAAGGTCCGAACCCTGGTCGGTTCCGGCAATACGGCCCCGAACCTGAAGATGGTTATCGTAAACCCGGACACCCGGATGCCGTGCCCGGACGGGGAGATCGGCGAGATCTGGGTCGGGGGGGAGAACGTGACACGGGGATACTGGCATCGGCCCGATGAGACCCGGAAGACCTTCGCTGCATGTCTGGCGGATACCGGGGCCGGGCCGTTTCTGCGCACGGGAGATCTGGGGTTTTCGGACCGGGGAGAGCTTTTTGTCACCGGCCGGGTGAAGGATCTCATTATCATCCGGGGCCGGAACCACTACCCCCAGGATATCGAGCTTACCGCAGAACAGAGCTATGCCCTGCTGCGGCCCGGATGCAGCGCCGCCTTTTCCGTAGAGGCCGGGGGCGAGGAACGGCTGGTGGTGGTGGCCGAGGTGGAGCGCCGTCATATGAGCTATGCCCGGAAGAAGGATGATCGCCGGAAACATACCGAGCTGCCGGAGCATACCCCCGACTATCCCCGGCCCCTGGATACGGAACAGGCCATCGGGCTGGTTCGGAAAGCCATATCGGAACGGCATGAGCTTCAGGCCCATGCCGTGCTTCTCCTGAAAGTCGGCGCCATTCCCAAAACTTCCAGCGGCAAGATCCGGCGGCATGCCTGCCGGGAGATGTTTCTGAACGGAACCCTGAACGCGATCGGGGAGAGTGTGCTGGCGGAGGAAAGCGGCGTGCCTGCGCATGAACCGGAGGCCCCGGACAGGGAACACCTTGCGTCCGCCTCGCCGGAAGAGCAGAACCGTCTTCTGGCCCCCTGGCTCCTGAATCTGGTTGCGGCCATGCTGAAGATCAGCCCGGATCGGATCAGCCCGGATCAGCCCCTGAGCAGCTTCGGACTTGATTCCATCACGGCTATTGAACTGCAACACCGGGCCGAAACCGCCATCGGGGTTGTCTGGCCCATGACCCGGTTTCTGGAGGGGCCGAGCGTTGCCCAGCTGGTGGCCGAAGCCGTGACGGAACTGGCTGAGGGCGAACAGAAACCGGCTTTCCCGGTTTCCGTCTCCGGCCCGGATGACGATGGCCTTTCCTATAATCAGAAATCCCTCTGGTTCATGCACCGGCTGGCCCCGGACAGCCCGGCCTATAACGTATGCTATGCTGTGCGCATCCTTTCGGGTGCGGATATCCCGGCCCTGAGGCGCGCATTTCAGACCCTGGTTGCCCGGCATCCCTCACTTCGCACGACCTATGCCCTGCGGGACGGTGAACCGGTTCGCCGGGTGTCGGACCCGGCGGATGAGAGCGCGTTCGGTTTTCAGGTTACGGATGCGGCAGACTGGGACCGCAGTGCGTTGGAAGACTGCCTGTCAGAAGAGGCCCGGCAGCCCTTTGACCTTGAAAACGGGCCGGTAATGCGGGTCCGTCTGTTCATGTGCCCGGATGCGGAACAGATTATGCTTCTGAATGTCCACCACATTGCCACGGACCTCTGGTCCCTTTCCGTCCTGATGGATGAGCTGGGAACCCTCTATCCTGCCGAACGGAAAGGCGAAGCCCTCCTACTTCCGCCGCCCCCCGCATCCTACGCCGATTATGTCCGGTGGCAGGCCCATACGCTGGCCGGGCCGCGGGGGGAGCAGCTCCGGGAATACTGGCTGCACAGGCTTGGCGGAGAACTCCCGGTCCTGAACCTGCCCACGGACCATCCCAGGCCCCTGGTCCAGACTTATGCCGGAGCGGTGCATTCCCTCAGGCTCGGAAAGCCCCTTACCCGGAAGATAAAGGAACTGGCCCGGAAATCGGGGGCAACGGTCTATATGACGCTGCTGGCCGTGTTCCAGGTGCTGCTGTACCGCTACACCGGGCAGGAGGACATCCTGGTCGGCTCCCCGGCTGTGGGAAGAACCCGGCCTGAGTTCGAGGGGGTGCAGGGATATTTTGTCAACCCCCTGCCCATGCGGGCCGACTTATCCGGCCATCCGCCGTTCACCGAATTCCTTGGCCGGGTGCGCCGGACGGTTCTGGAGGCCCTGGCCCATCAGGACTATCCGTTTCAGCTTCTGGTGGAACAGCTCCGGCCGGAACGGGACCCGGGCCGGTCTCCCCTGTTCCAGGTCATGTTCGTTCTGCAGGGCGTTTACCGCCTTGAGGCGTCGGCCCCGTTCGCTGTTGAGGGAGTGCGCGCGCGCATGGACCTGGGGGAGCTCTCCCTGGAGTCTGTGGATCTGAACCACAAAATCTCCCAGTTTGACCTGACCATGACAATGGCCGAGTCCGACGGTGAGCTGATCCTGGCGGCCGAGTACAACACCGACCTCTTTGAAACAGATACCATCGTCCGAATGGCCGGGCATTTCCGGCGGCTGCTGGAGGGGATTACGGAAGACCCGGAGCAGAAGATCGGGGAACTTCCCCTGCTGCCCGATGCCGAGCGCCACCGTCTTCTGACAGAGTGGAGCCATACAGAGGCTGCCCCCCTTGCCGACCGGACGGTCACAGAGATGTTCGAGGCGCAGGCAAAAGAGCGGCCAGACCATGTGGCCCTTGTCTTTGGCGATACGGAGATCTCCTACCGGGAGTTGAACGAACGGGCCAACCGGATCGCCCATTTTCTGAAAGATAAATACCGGGTGAGGCCGGATGACCGGTTCGGGCTGCTTCTGGGGCGGTCGGAGTGGGTGATTGCCGGAATTCTCGGCATTCTGAAGGCGGGCGGCGCCTATGTCCCCATGGAACCGTCGTATCCCGAAAGCCGGCTGCGGCATATGATCGACGACAGCGGTTGCCGGGCCGTGCTGTCGGAAGAGGCGGCATGGCCCGAGTTTGACCCGAAGCCGCCGGTCGAAGACATCCGCGCCATCCGACACGGGGATGCGTCGGACCCGGAACCGGTCGCGGGGCCGGGAGACATGGCCTATGTGATCTACACCTCCGGGTCCACGGGATATCCCAAGGGGGTGGCCGTGGAGCATCGGAACCTCTCCGACTACGTGCGGACCTTTATCCGGGAGTTCCGTGTCGGTCCCGGCGACCGGGTGTTGCAGCAGAATACCATCACCTTTGACGCATCGGTCGAGGAGATTTTTCCGGGGCTCTGCACCGGTGGTCAGATCGTCATTTCCCCCAATGCCAAATCCCCGGACCTGCTCTTTTCCGATATTCTCCGCCACCGGATTACCGTTCTGAGCCTCTCCCCCCTGGTGGTCGGCTATCTGAACAGCCGCGCCGATGAACTCGGAGCGGATCTGCGGGTTCTGATCAGCGGGGGCGATGTGTTGCAGCCAGATTTCACGGACCGGCTCGTGGGAAAGGGCGTGGCCCTTTACAATACCTACGGCCCGACCGAGGCCACGGTGTGCAGCACCTATTACCGGGTTGAGGAACACCGGGAGGTCATTCCCATCGGCAGGCCCATTGCCAACCGCCGGATTTATATTCTGGATGCCAACCTCAGCCCCGTACCCGTTGGCGTACCCGGCGAGATGTTTATCTCAGGGGCCGGTACGACCCGCGGGTATCTCAACCGGGCGGAACTGACGAAGGCGATGTTCATGCCGCATCCCTTTGAGCCGGGTGAGCGGCTGTACCGCACGGGAGATCTGGGCCGGTGGCTTCCGGACGGGAACATCGAGTTTCTCGGCAGAAATGACGATCAGGTCAAGGTCCGCGGATACCGGATTGAGCCGGGCGAGATCAGAAAGGCGCTGCTCGGCTCCGAGGCTGTCGGGGACGCCGTGGTGGTCGCGAAAAAATTCAGGGGAGATCAGAAAGAGCTGGTGGCCTACGTGACCGGGTCGGCGCTTCTCAACACCGAAACGCTGAGGGATCACCTGAAGACGGCGCTTCCCGATTACATGATCCCGGCCTGCTTTGTTCAGCTTGATGCCCTGCCGCTGACCTCCGGCGGAAAGGTGGACCGGAAATCACTGCCCGAACCCCAGGGGTTTCGGCCCCGGATGGCGGCAGCCTATGTCTCCCCCCGGACCGATGCGGAGCAGCGCATCGCGGAGGTTTGGCAGGAGGTGCTCCGGCTGGACCGGGTCGGACTTCACGACAATTTCTTTGATCTGGGAGGCCATTCCCTGCTGGTCATCAAGGTGCAGAGCCGCCTGGAGGAGATCTTCGGACGGGATATTCAGACCGTCGAACTGTTCCGGCATCCCACCGTCTCGGCCCTTGCCGGGTATCTTACCGGGGGGGATGCGGAAACGGACACGGCCCTTCAGGCGGTACGGGAGCGGGCCGGAAAACAGCGGAAAGCCATGAAACGCCGGACTCAGCTAAGGAGGAGAAAATAA